A window from Culex pipiens pallens isolate TS chromosome 3, TS_CPP_V2, whole genome shotgun sequence encodes these proteins:
- the LOC120422101 gene encoding uncharacterized protein LOC120422101 produces MAKEIPKSAVFGYFKLSEDEHWYHCQCQIMVENEKKACGAPISAFRGNDVSKPSRTYNLKRHLLRHHPNIHEEVLKKDSENEKLASTSSKKHKLTETKQSAIRQFFTNDKMTITMTEKKFRQSIIGMVVHDNVAIQFFSKPSFKGLNGEIAQKLGVSLERENIRAMVIGEANSKKEELKRILKNRFIFVKVDACTRHRVNYLAINVRFVAENGKAITKTLAVKDTEAHHAGDYLKCMLQEVFTEFGIVKERILCIITDNAANMISMMKCINQNNENLSDESEDSAEDDDVQPTDDLIEEKCYKDPNESFLTELESSVEQASRKIEVEHMRCAAHTLQLAVRDGLKDKEADKLIRRLRKIAVAARVPKTDAIIKRKAKKGAILDQATRWGSTYMMIQRLIELRPILDDLDNESVMMNQSQWDKAENLVNILKLPYLITKKMQAEDLTPGQFFHDWKNLVFDLKKNGRAYS; encoded by the exons ATGGCGAAGGAAATTCCGAAGTCCGCTGTTTTTGGGTACTTCAAATTGTCCGAAGACGAACATTGGTATCACTGTCAATGTCAAATAATGGTAGAGAATGAAAAAAAGGCATGCGGAGCACCAATTAGTGCATTTAGAGGAAACGATGTTAGCAAACCATCAAGAACGTACAATTTAAAGAGGCATCTATTAAGGCACCATCCAAATATCCACGAAGAGGTCTTAAAAAAGGATTCAGAAAATGAAAAGCTGGCATCGACatcatcaaaaaaacataaattaacgGAAACGAAACAATCTGCAATACGTCAATTTTTCACAAACGATAAGATGACTATAACAATGactgaaaaaaagttcagaCAAAGCATTATAGGAATGGTAGTCCATGACAACGTAGCCATTCAGTTCTTTTCAAAGCCATCATTCAAAGGGTTGAATGGTGAAATTGCACAAAAACTAGGCGTGAGCCTTGAGAGAGAGAATATTCGTGCAATGGTGATTGGAGaggcaaattcaaaaaaagaagaaCTTAAAAGAATACTTAAAAACAGATTTATTTTCGTCAAAGTAGATGCTTGTACTCGCCATCGCGTCAATTACTTGGCCATTAATGTTCGGTTTGTGGCTGAAAACGGTAAAGCGATTACAAAGACATTGGCGGTAAAGGATACCGAAGCGCATCATGCGGGAGATTACTTGAAATGTATGCTGCAGGAAGTATTTACTGAGTTTGGCATTGTTAAGGAGAGAATATTGTGTATTATAACCGATAACGCTGCCAACATGATTAGCATGATGAAATGTattaatcaaaataatgaaaatttgtctGATGAGAGTGAAGAC TCTGCGGAGGACGATGACGTTCAACCGACCGATGATTTGATCGAGGAAAAGTGTTATAAAGATCCTAATGAAAGTTTTTTAACCGAGTTAGAATCTAGTGTGGAACAAGcatctagaaaaatcgaagtaGAGCACATGAGATGTGCCGCACATACGCTGCAGCTGGCTGTTCGCGATGGTTTAAAAGATAAAGAAGCAGATAAACTTATCAGGAGGCTTAGGAAAATTGCTGTTGCTGCAAGAGTGCCAAAAACAGATGCTATCATCAAACGCAAAGCAAAAAAAGGAGCGATTTTAGACCAAGCAACGCGATGGGGCAGCACGTATATGATGATCCAACGATTAATCGAACTACGACCGATTCTTGATGATCTCGACAATGAAAGCGTCATGATGAATCAATCACAGTGGGATAAAGCAGAAAATCTAGTTAACATCTTAAAGCTGCCATATCTTATAACAAAAAAGATGCAAGCTGAAGATCTAACGCCAGGTCAGTTCTTCCATGATTGGAAAAACttagtttttgatttgaaaaaaaatgggagGGCCTATAGCTGA